The Chaetodon auriga isolate fChaAug3 chromosome 20, fChaAug3.hap1, whole genome shotgun sequence genome contains the following window.
CACGCACAAACTGAGGCAATGCGACAAAAAAgtgctgatttttaaaaaaggaacaTGAAAGTCATGATGAGGGTGTATGTGGCTTCTGATTCATTCAGGTGTAACTCCAAAACATGAAGGGTTTCGCTAAAAGATGCTTCCacacaaatgtattttaataTATGCACACCTCAGATGAATGTTAAGCACACTGCATAAATTCCCTCCTTCTTGCTAAGCTAATGTATGACTGGACTGTGTGTGGACGTCCCTGTGTGGATGCTGTGAGACAGCGATCGGACggctctgctcagacacaccagcagcaacaacacacacacacacacacacacacacacaggctcacacacagaTCAAAGCTCTGCTCCATCCTCAGTTCAGTAACCTCAGTGATGGTGTGTTTCTCCTGTCGCTCACGTCTGTGATGCCAGGGGTGACGCTGACTACATGCACGCTGTATGGACGTGGTCAGTGTTGACCTCGGACAGGATTATGTGGAAATTGGACATCATGGGAGTTTGGACAATTGACTCAATCCTTTTCTGTCTCATACCAAATAACTTGATATGACACACGCTGAACACAGGCTGTTTCTattaacatttctgtttcattgaACTAATGCACCTGGAGCTTTGTCTGCCATCCACCTGCTTGGGTTGCATTACGTCGAGATGCCTTGATCCTATTATCATTGCTATGTCGCCACCTAGTGGTTAACCACAGTCATCACCACTTATTGAGGCTGGAGCggaatatttttacacattagGAAAAATATCCGGAGTGGGATGTAATTTAAAGGGGCACTTCACTAaaagaaaagtgacaaaaacaactgtACTCATAAACAACTTCGCAACAGTGCTTGATTTTAGTGTCAAAAGGTCACAGAAGTGAGTTTCCTCCATGGGGGGGTGGGCTCAGCCTTAGAGACGGTGCACCAAAAGGGGCCAGCTGAGGTGGTTCAGGTATCTGATTAGGATGCCTCCTGGGTGCCTTTTTTTGAAGGTTTTCTACCTGGGAGGAGGGGCGGAACTCACTGGGGAGATTGTGTGTTTCACCTGGGCAGCGAACGCATCATAAtccccaggaggagctggagacaTAGCTGGGGAAAGGGAGGTCTGGAATaattgctgaggctgctgccgcCGTGACCTGACCCCAGATGAGCAGGAGaagatggacggatggatggaaaGTTTTGAAATCGCAACAGGTGGTGaaacaagcaacaaaaataacataataaaaataataacaaaatactTGACTGctgtttactgactgactgccaATGAAACTTCACAAATAgacattaacatgtttttctcaatatttaacactttttttgcttcccaagattttttttggagctgtTTCACCACCACCCACAATTTATTTTGATTTGCTCCAGGtctgagcagctcctctgtttccctctctgttgcattgtgggagagtAATGTGCATCCACAGATCAACAAAATCACctgtgtttaaaatgtattcTGTGCTGCTTTGAGTGCAATGTGATTTGTAGTGCGGGTGAACTGACCTTTTAAGGGAACAGCAACTCATTCAGAAGGCGAATCTTTTTGTTAAGACAGTCATTTATTGAGGCACTTGACACAAGCCATGGAATGTacaaatcaaacacaacaaactgaaggcatttttcacattcttgCATCTGTAAACATGGTAAAGAGAGTACATTCTGACAGTTAATTCACATTATACTGCCCCCCACAAAAACCCCCAATGGAGAGACGCGTGACACAAATATCAACACCTTGCTCAGGGCGGTGTACAGCAGACAGCCGCTACAAACAGCAGTGGATAGAAACGATTCGCTGACCCTCATTACAGTGACTCTTCAGTCCTGAAGAGTGCTCGTCTGCCAGGAGTGGATCAGCAATAAAAGCAACATGTACACAAGCTGCTGCAGCCCCGTCTCCCAGAAATGATGTTTATATACAAGTGATGTGCAACAGCAAAGACGTTCTGAGGGGAACGAAATGCTGGACGAATCGTGTTTTCTGCTAACATGATGAGCAAATGTTTCCCGGCAAGATGCATAAATGTTGACGTTGAACgtatcagtaaaatgttcaacatgtttcatttgttttctgccaaaataGACAATCTTGCAAtaccccaacccccccccccccccgtgtcaGTGTCACGTTTGCCTCTCTAAGAGGACCTCATTCTGCAGTCGAGTTAGCAGTAATAAATACCAAATGTCctgttagactttcaaaataaagcttcctGAGAAAAATTTCAGGTGATGGTTGCAGTTTCATTTGGTTGAGGCACCAAAACTGCTTGTTAGGATCAGGAAAATATCATTACTTGGcttaaaatgaatgcatcaatGAACATTGACCCAGGCTTCTGTCgttatcgccccctgctggtgctTCACCTTCTTACACGTCTGCTTTTCACAGCCCGACGAGGGAAAACGTGACACTGACACGCTCTCTTCTAATAGATTGGCAGGTCTATTGCACACTTTGGCATGAGTTTTACGGTTGTGTTTAGGCACTGGCAGCACTTGGTCGAGGTTAGGGAGAGACTGTGGtttgttttaatacagaaaaattCAGCAGTGAGTTGACACGTAAGATTTTTTATTAATATCACAATCTTTGCcaaaccaaagtgcttttgttgccacACACGGGGGTCTGGACTCGAGGTGTCGATTCTGgagtcacagtcctgcacactGTACATCAGCTATCTACCTCGACCACCTCCATGCGGCTCCAGCGTGGTACATAAACACTTTGctcaaaaaaaaaggttttctctgaacaCAATCCAGGCAGCGGTCACGCTGTCAACACAATGTCATTCTGACAACAATTTAGTAAAACCTGAAAGTAGTTTAATTTCTAGGAGACGGGGCTGGCTGTTCATGTGCTCTCCCTGAACTGCATCTATTCAGTCATAATGTGTGTCAGAGGTAAGTAAACCAGGGGAATCAGGAATCTAAGTCTATTTAGCAGCACAAGAACACTTCTCAGCTTCAGAAAACTGATCATTAatcaataaatatataaatacattatcTATATTTTCAGCAGGCATGTGCACAGGCAGAGTCCAAACATGTCTGCTTTGGTTTATCGCTCTCTTGgatgtaaactttttttttgtataataACTTGAGTTTTATTTACTCTCCTTAGCAAAATACTTCAGTTCATATATTTTTGTATGATTTGTAGTTTTTCTCATCTTGTGGCCCTGGTTGTCAAAAGATGTCTGTGCACATGCCTGCTTTGTAGAAACATCTGAGGCCAAAAAAACCTCACAAAATACTTCAGGTGTGTGAAGGCGGATAAGGCTGCTGTCGGGTTACTGTTGGTTCATAAGTACAGGATGAGGTTTGAATATGAAAGCTACAGCTCGAGTTTTGAATGCTCTCAGATGTCCGTGCACCCTGTTGTCCTCCGCTGGAGCAGGGCCTCGCAAAACTAAACATCCAACAATAACAGCTGGCTCAGCTGGTGCTCACATCAGTAAGGGTCGGTGTCACTAAGGCTGCACTGAAAGGAATACTTCAGCTAAAGCCGAGGTTGTGAGTATCAAATGCTGCACGATATCCCTGACCGTGAGGCttgaaataaacacaatttgAGGAAAACTGACTGAGTAATGAAACGCTAACAGGGGAGGTGTTGCACTGGAGGAATTAGGACTCAGTATTTCTAAGATCCTGCGTCAAACAGCTGGGAAAAAAGCTGCATGTTGAGCCATTTTTTGGAGAAACTGTGATCGTTTGAAAGCAGGAGGGGTGGACAGTGCAGAAGAGGATTAAGCTGCAGCAGACGTGAAACAGTCTGTTTGACACTCAAAACATAAGCTTCCTTTAAGAAACGTGGACGCAGTAGATTGCTCAGTCTCCTGCAGACTAACTCCCGAGTGTCCCAGAGTGACTGTTTTCAGTCAGTCCTGATGCTGTTTGGTATTAATGTTGTGGTTTGTGGCCTGGTGGTGAGAACATGGCCACATTTACACAGAGTTGATAAAGATTTTACCCCTTTGTGCTCCGTATGAGATCGTTTATCTCTGTCAGAGTTGGGGAAAACCTGCctgctcagacagacacagactgaaaaacCTTTTTATACCTGTGTAAATGCCGCCTTTTAGCTCGTCCCGTTGTGTGGAATGAGGCTCTCCCAGGGGCAGATGATCTCTTTGGCTCCCACTCCTCCTCGAGATGCAgccctgttctcctcctcctcgtcctccgaCTCGATGGGGTAGATACGGCACTCTGGAGGAATATCCACTTTAATCTGGAAAAAACTGTGCAGGGTTGCAGAGAGGACTTAATGAGACAAGTCCAGTGTCCATAATCAGGAAGGTGACACATATCTGAGTTTTGGATTTGAAACAAGGTTAAAGTGACGACTTTCAGCTTCAGCATGAGGATGTTTACGTTCACATTAAATGAGCAGTTCAGAGCAGTTCTACACTTTAGTATTGCTACTTAATTAAAATATCAGTGTagcctccctcttcctccttctccttgcatgcacttgtgtatgtgtggcttACTTGGCGATCCGTCTGGGTGGAGCCTGACTGGGCTGATCCGGGCTGATAGGCTGGATGCGGCTGCTCGTCCCGGCAGCTGAGTGGCATTTCGGGGACAAGCTGGCGAACATGGTGGAGGGGGTGCAGCCACGCTTCAGAAGGCGACGTAAGGACAGGGCCATGCGAGACTTGGACACATTTCCACTTCCTGGGGCCCGAGCCGCGGGGTTCCCCTCGGCCTCTCCTTCACCGGCCTCCACTCTGCGCTCAGAGGTGGAGGTGCTGTCCAAGGCCACGCTGATGGGGGACGGACAGGCAGGAGTTTGAGccaggaaagggagagagggcgAGGTGTTGGCAGAGGGGAAGTCAGAGATGCCAGAGTAGACGGCGAGGTGGGGGACAGGAGTGGTGAAGCGGCACAGCTGTGAGGTCAGAGGGCAACATTCACAAGTCAGAGGTCAGCAAGAGAAGCTTTCACtccaaaaatgtgttgtgcATTTTGGAAAACTTTCAGCAGACGGTTCCCTCCGTGCATAATAATCAACAAGAGACATCACGTGCATTATGTGTCATAAGAGCTGCTATAAATCTCAATATTGACTCATGTCACAGGCCTGAAGTCTTAGTATCACAGCTGCTCAAATCACCACTGGGGGAAGAAGTATTCGGATCcattactgaagtaaaagtactaataccacactgtaaaaatattccACTACAAGGAAAAGTCCTGCAGTCaaaactcaagtaaaagtatttaAATATATCAGTAAGTAAGTAAGCAAGCcctctgcagtaaaatgctccatgtcagtgttttacttttaTATCTGATGGTTTTTTGGTTAACATTGCTGCCGCTGGTGGCTACTTTAATCTATCATATTCTACatgatcatcatatgtttgtagcaTTGTTGTTCtctgagaaccacgtatctctaaaaagtacaaaaatgaaaagaaagatagaaagaaagagaggaaaaaagaaagaagtatgggagaaagaaagacagaaaccatCTCTGGGCCTCACTTTCTTCAGTGTTATGGCTAATAATCAAGACAGAATCATGATCGATGAGTTCAAACAGGCCGACAGCAGGAGGACGGTCCAGATGACAGATGACAACCAAAGCACATGAAGACAGAATGaatgacaaacaaacaggtaAACATGAGGTGGTTTGTGGGTGTTTTATTATCTCATGACTGgtgacaaagaaacacagtcGAGTATGAACACTGACACATCTACAGTCTGAAGACGGACGGTTCAACACGTGTTACAAGAAACAACATGACAGAAGCAGCTCGTATGGACAGAgatgtgacagaaatgtgacAGATGGTAACAGACGTCCCAACACGGCCGCTGGTGTTAACGCCTGAACACAACCCATGTGTGCAGTCCActattcactctcctttttgctccatttttggtctccaccagcctCCCGGGGAAATATCTGGCTACGAACATTTGATCCACTGTTATTATAAATAAGATTATAGCAACTTTTAACTGAAACTAAAATGgctttaaaatgtaaacacgatcattaagaaattaaaaacCTTCTCCTTGAATGATTCCTCTAAAATAATCCAATAAATTAAGTGAGAAAATCCTAATCCTGACAAATTAGAAGGTAAATctcctgtttttgttcagttctCAGTAGgacgaggaggtggaggaggaggaggaggaggcgcctCCTTGCCCTGCTTGCTGAGTTTGCTCATGACCTGTGTGATGTCAACACTGGCAGCCATCTTGGccttctgctcttcctccagctgccgGAGGACGATGGGGCTGAGACTGGGACGTCTGTTCTTTGCATTCTGCTCCAACTGGGCATCActgggagaaaagagaggaaggataGAGAAACcatgaggagagaagggaggggacGACGAGGTGAAAATTACCTACTGGAGAGTGATGGATGTGGTAGTTTCAGGAAGCTACAGAGACTAATATCAACCGGacacatgagaaaaacaagctTCGGTTTTTCACACCTCAGGCAAAAATGTCTGAATCAGAAGCTGCCACCGACCTGAACTTGTGCTCCTCGGGAGAGATGGCCTTCTTCAACGTCTCCTTAAACACTGGAGATTTCATGTACCGGCCGTATGAGTCCTgcaaaacatacacaaactCAGCATGAATCAGTGGATCAGcataatgttgtgttttcatggtgcATTCACGGACCTTCTTCATGAGCATGTAGATGTGAGTTTGGGCTGCGTCCAGCACGTATCTGTGCGGGTGCTGCAGGCCTTTCACTGTGATTTCCATCGTCTTTCCATCGATGTTGATCCACCGGGGTGCACCGCGCGCCAGGAAGGTCCTGAGATCAGGAGATCAGTGGTAGAATGTGACTAAGTACATTAACTCAAGTACATGtttcaggtacttgtactttacttgattATTATCTTTTCATGCTACTTTCTACTTCTGAGGGAAGTATTGGAGTCAGAGAatgttttctggcatttttcCACCATTTCCGCTTGAaaattcactgaaatgaaaaatacttGCTAatcagttttctgtctttcagttaATTCACTAATCAGCTGATTGTTTCTGCTCCGACCTCTGCTGCCATCAGCATTCACCAGAGAGGACTCATATATTCTACGCACAGAGAACAAATCAAGACATTACTTGTAGAtctgctctgctttctctctcatcGTCGCAGAAGTGCCCCACTTCAGATCTTCACAACCCTCCCAGAATGCCAAGTTCTCTCCTGCGAATAGAACAGAAAATAATAGAACAGAAAGTGCAGTTAGCTCCCTGTTATTAGCCCCTTTTAATGCATGAAAAGTTAACATTGTGTGACCAAAAATGAACCTACAATGCAGGAAGTTTTTAACAAGAACACTCTAATCGGTGCTGTTCCATTTAATTTCTTTGCACATGTCTAATTGAAATGACCACCGTACCGCTGAATTCTTTCTTGAGGAAAAGCCTGAAGTCATTTCGTCCTCGAgggtctgacagcagctctccGAAGCTGAACGTCCACCTCTCCACCCGCATTTTAGTCGGGATTTCCACACTGTTGCACACACGCAGGAGGAAGGTCATGGAAATGAATGAGCCATTTTAAGCTTAAACATTCAGCTGATCCTCAGTGAATGCGTCATAAATTATGCATCATCCTCAGCTGACTCACTTGGGCATGTTCAAGGTCCAGTACGTGACGTCATCGGTCAGCCAGGGGTTGCTGGGAAGACACTTGGAGAGGAAAGGATCGTGGCCGCTGTAGGTGGCGCAGTACTTCACCAATCTGCAAGAGCAGAGTTTAGATCATCTGTCCTCCATGTTATGTTTTAAATTAATGTCACGTTACGTCAAGACACTCAGAGTGGAATCTTATGCAGTGTCACCTCAAGTTGTACTATACTACTACATTCCACCttacattttacatatttcACACTATATTATACTGTACTTCTGTCTTATTCTTATCTTATCATATTCATGACACATTACATGTCAAAATTTTAACCATTTTCAATCATTGAATCAGTCACTTGATGCAACCGATCTCAGGTGACCAGTATGTCATCCATATACTGGGAATATGGTGGACTAGCTTACGCGCCAATGGACACAGATGACTTCACTCTGGGCCTCATGATGGACTGCTGGGTAAAGATCATCTATGGGAGGCGAAAGAGAGACGACAGCTATAAACGTGAAGACAGACCTGTCTCTATGGATCGCTGCTAACGGTTAACACGGCTGCTGGtctgatgaggaaaaatgttGGAAAGTCGGAGAAAGGGTGGACAATAAAATCTCACTCACGATTCTCTCGTAGTAGTCGGGTGTTTTCACCTGcggaagaaaacacactgagtgTAACAACAACAGATTATACGTCACATCACAAAGAATCtgctgtgggtgtttgtgtgtttgtgggcgtCATTAATCCATGCATTCTTCgtctggtgcctacattacccataatgcaactcagcCTGGAGTTCAGTCAGACATTctggtgtgttatgctagtagcagctaatgtagctaTGAGCTGCTAGCCTtaaagagagatgagaagcGGGCCGCAGAGGTCTGATATGCTCACTTCTTCCTAACTCCTGctgattttttacatttttgaaactTGTGGTCTTCATTccgactcaagtgacatcacttgaggattTGTCAGACGGCACACAGCTGCCTCTAGAGCCACAATGGGCTTTTTTCATGCTCaccaagacctgtaaacagatcTTGATGTGGAAAATCAGTGGAGTAAAGTTGGAATTCGGATCAGTTCCAGGTTAGTCTGAGGTTTAAGATGGTCAGCGTTAGTGTTAGGAAAcagggaatgcattatgtcaagTACAAACATGTGagttatatgtgtgtgtaggtgttcAAAACCAGTGTAAAAGTCTGAATACAGAAAGAGAGCCATGGGAAAGGcctgcagaagaggagagaagagattGGTTTTAGTAAAAGATGAAGTTAAATGatttgaagcagcagacaggtaAAGGAAAGGGAAGATAAGCAGCCTTCACTTCACCTGGATCCATGCATTAAAGCTTCTTATTGAATATAAGCTGATTGACAGGAATTATGTTCATGCCGGTCACGCACAGACTCACCTGTTACCTCTTCTGCGTTCGGATCTATTCGTCGATCCAGCCCGTAGTCCATGGCGCTCACTGTCCccggctacacacacacacgttgacaacagaaaaatgtgtgtttacaagAGGACTAATTAATTAAAGCAGATGGCTGTTTTCTAATGCTAATCGTAGGCTGCTGGAGTGTCACACTTTTCCTGGCCATCTGAGACAACGGGCCAGTCACCAGTCACGTGGAGAAGGAGATTTTGTGAATTCACTGCCCgacattaaaaatgcaaatttaagtaatttgtttgtttccagcagACTTGGAACCACATTTGTCAGTATGCAGGATACGTCTGTCTCTGGATTATGATATTATCTCAGATAGAAAGCTGCCTTTGATTTTTAGGAGTGAAAGGATGAGTCAGTGACTGCCAAGTGGGAAAAAGTGCAATTTCAAGAAAAACAGCGTCTGtgctttactttgtgtgtgtaaacattttCTGTAACTGAAGTACCAAGAAGCAAGTTTCCGTATTTTCTTCTattattcgctttcttgctgagaattagatgcgaagatcgataccactctcatttCTGAAAGAGCCTCATttattagcctagcttagcataaagacttgaagcgaggggaaacagctagcgtcGCCGTCACAActatttcactctgtgtgttaAGTGATGATTCTGCTTtatgtgaagtgtgtgagtaATAAAAATCTCAGCAAATGACCCCTTGGTCactggtctggtatgaccagtcAGTTTACGGTGGCTAATGTTTGCTGGTTGCACTTCAGCAGAAGTTGCTCGCTTTAAGTGCCTTTTAAAGAGCCCATTTATACTTGGCCTGCAACAGCAACAAGTACTTCAGCTATGCTAGCATGCTATCTGGCTCCAGGTTTCCTGTGTGTCAATTAGTTTGAGATGTTTAGATAATATGgcaacacattaacacaattTCACCTGAAATAATAAATGTCCAGGCCTCAGGATTATGCAATAAAGCAGGACCTGCACCGAGGCCTTTatcaaattaccacaaacaaaatgacacatggTGAACGTGGGTCTGTCTGGGACCCTGGAGGTCTGGGGAGCAGTTTCCCATTTAACCTGGTAAATAATCCAGCCTCACAAAAACAAGGCGAGACTCAGACTCACGATGCCGCAAACACAAGGTGCAAACCACTGCACCACATTCTCCCACGCAGTGTGAAATATTAATCAGTCGTGCCCTTTTCCTCTGACTGGACATGTAATGGTAATGAGGCATCATGGGTAGAGATAATTAGGTACCCTGGGAAGTATAGAGGTGGAGCGCAATTTATTTTCAGACTTCTCTGTCTGCTGGCAATCCACTCATATCTACATAAAGCTGTatcctgtgtgtgcagtgcaggtctgataaccatctgtgtgtgtgcgtgtgtgtgtgcgtattctCACCGGAGGTCTGTGAACCACCCAGTAGGCTCTCTCCTGGCACTCAAACACCACACGGTCtggtttcttcctctccttcgcAGCCctaaaaaccacacacaaacacaccgaaTCGTAACACCTCCTTGATCTTAAAAATCGAGCGATGTCTTTGCGTTTCTCAGACACCTACCTGTACTGCTCTTTAGCTTGCATCACAATGAAATCCCATTTATGATTCATCCACTTGTGAAGGCGGTTATACTGCTCCTGAGGACATAAAATAACACCTCAGTAAATGCCGAAGCAGAGTGAATTACTCACGGGTCTCTCGGTCTCGTCCTCACCTGCTCATGCGGCTCCAGGATTCCTTTCTTGCGTATGTTTCTTTTCGCCAGATAGATTGCTGCAATAATGAAATGGAAAGGAGTTTTAACCGAGTGAGACGTGAGATAACATGTTGAGAAAACCATCAGGGCTGGAAAAGGTtggtatttttccattttctagAAAATTGCATTGAACTGAATTGTAGCCATGGACTGCATTCAGCAGCACACTTTTCCATCACAGGTACAGACAATTTTTCAGCATCCCATTAAACAGGAATTCAGTACAACCGTCTGCATGCACAGGCTGTCAATCAAAAACTAATTACTGGACTTGACACATCTGTTAGTgcttgctagctagctgttACCATGTGGGCTGACTGAGCATGCTAACTGAGGAGCATCTATTCCATTCattctttatttaaaacatttatgtTACACATAAGTTGTTTATTTTAAACCCAAACTTCCCTATTTAACCCATCTGTTGTGAGTGGTGTAAAGTGTGTGGCACATCAAACTCCACTTTCGCTGGTTAAACGGTGAATAGCCTGGGTGCAAAGGTCAGTGGTGCAATCGCTTTATTCGTTTGCTACTTACACATTGCCGTCAGAAACCTGCGCTGTGCACCGCTTTGCACCGGGTGTAAATGTGAATTTTCAAAGCACCTTTGCCCATTTGTTCATCACATGGCATGTTTCATATCGTAATATCTGACAAACGAATATTCAGTGGAAGTTCAATACAATGTTAAATGATTCAGCTCACATAAATCCTTCATTTTTTAACACCAGGGTTTGTTTCCATCTGCAtattaaatgtaaatacagcccgaggaaaaaaaaaaccctttatgtttccattttattccaACTAATTGCCAAAACTTGCTGTTAAAGCCCATGGAAAGTTTGCACCTTGAATATTCCtggaatttttttttgcaacccTACTCACCATAATCTGTGTCCTCAACAGGCCACTGCTGTGTGGGCCAGAAATACGGTGTCTggaaaggacaaaaacagaactgaCTGATTGACTTTTCATTGCTTAGAAAAACCAAAACCGGACCAGTTTGAGGCCACACCATGAAAATATCATCGTCCTGGCTGGAAACCCTATTTCAGAAGATAGTTTCCTTGGGTCTGGCGAGGGTTTTGAAGTGCAGTGCGTTTACCTGGAAGCGATAGAGGGATGCATCTGGTTTGATCACTAAGCGTCTGTGGTCTTGCAGAGGGTAGATGTATCCCAACGCCACCAGCATAGAGCCAAAGTTCCTCGCCTCTgaagacaacagacagagagacgagcGGAAATTCAGCGGCACCATTTCGGCTCATACTGACTTCATCGGAAGGTTTATGGCTAATTGCTTGAAAGAACATACAGGAAGAGCTTATATAACATCATCATTAACTTGactttcaacaaaaaaaaaaacctctaggAATGGCATCAGCTGCCTCGTGTCTCACCTTGTGTGTCTATTTGGAATCTGTCCGCTAACCATGCAATTATGTCTTCACCTgaggagaaaagatggaagTCAGAGGTAACAAAATACCATCAGATACAAAAGCATTTCTGACAGAGAACCACAAGAGTAGGTGGGTGTGTGCCTCTAAATGCCAGACCCCTCTCTGACTGTGTCCATACCCTGTGAGCAGCTACAGCTGATGGGTGGGGGAAAGGGTAGATGggtggaaggagagaggaggagaagagggggggTCTCTGGATAAAGTACAGCAAGACAAGAGCAgtagaaaagaaaggaaaggaaaggaaaggaaaggaaaggaaaggaaaggaaaggaaaggaaaggaagggagaTTAGagtaaacaagaaaaagaaaaagtaagaaAAGGAACGGAGCTGAAATGAAAGGAGcacggaggagaggaaaggggacaagaggtgaggaaaaaagaaaaggatgtGAGGGAGGAAGGTTaggggaaaggaaaggaaaggaaaggaaaggagacaaagaaaagggaaaaggaaaggaagagaggaggttAAAAGAGGCAAGAAGGggcaggaaaagaggagaaaaggagaggaaggaggaggagaggagaggagaggaaaggaagggggtcaagaagcaagaaaaaaaggaaaggatattaaggaaggggagagaaggcgacaggaaaggagaggatgggaaggaggaggagagaaggttagaggaaaggaaaggaaaggaaaggaaaggaaaggaaaggaaaggaaaagagaggagaggaacggagaggagtggagaggcgaagcagcctcagctgttttAACCTG
Protein-coding sequences here:
- the LOC143338736 gene encoding regulator of G-protein signaling 9-like isoform X1; its protein translation is MTIRNTLRDHGQRYRPRMACLKKAEKVMLEMQDPKTGVKSQPQRLVITTIPHAITGEDIIAWLADRFQIDTQEARNFGSMLVALGYIYPLQDHRRLVIKPDASLYRFQTPYFWPTQQWPVEDTDYAIYLAKRNIRKKGILEPHEQEQYNRLHKWMNHKWDFIVMQAKEQYRAAKERKKPDRVVFECQERAYWVVHRPPPGTVSAMDYGLDRRIDPNAEEVKTPDYYERIMIFTQQSIMRPRVKSSVSIGALVKYCATYSGHDPFLSKCLPSNPWLTDDVTYWTLNMPNVEIPTKMRVERWTFSFGELLSDPRGRNDFRLFLKKEFSGENLAFWEGCEDLKWGTSATMREKAEQIYKTFLARGAPRWINIDGKTMEITVKGLQHPHRYVLDAAQTHIYMLMKKDSYGRYMKSPVFKETLKKAISPEEHKFSDAQLEQNAKNRRPSLSPIVLRQLEEEQKAKMAASVDITQLCRFTTPVPHLAVYSGISDFPSANTSPSLPFLAQTPACPSPISVALDSTSTSERRVEAGEGEAEGNPAARAPGSGNVSKSRMALSLRRLLKRGCTPSTMFASLSPKCHSAAGTSSRIQPISPDQPSQAPPRRIANFFQIKVDIPPECRIYPIESEDEEEENRAASRGGVGAKEIICPWESLIPHNGTS
- the LOC143338736 gene encoding regulator of G-protein signaling 9-like isoform X2, translating into MTIRNTLRDHGQRYRPRMACLKKAEKVMLEMQDPKTGVKSQPQRLVITTIPHAITGEDIIAWLADRFQIDTQEARNFGSMLVALGYIYPLQDHRRLVIKPDASLYRFQTPYFWPTQQWPVEDTDYAIYLAKRNIRKKGILEPHEQEQYNRLHKWMNHKWDFIVMQAKEQYRAAKERKKPDRVVFECQERAYWVVHRPPPGTVSAMDYGLDRRIDPNAEEVKTPDYYERIMIFTQQSIMRPRVKSSVSIGALVKYCATYSGHDPFLSKCLPSNPWLTDDVTYWTLNMPNVEIPTKMRVERWTFSFGELLSDPRGRNDFRLFLKKEFSGENLAFWEGCEDLKWGTSATMREKAEQIYKTFLARGAPRWINIDGKTMEITVKGLQHPHRYVLDAAQTHIYMLMKKDSYGRYMKSPVFKETLKKAISPEEHKFSDAQLEQNAKNRRPSLSPIVLRQLEEEQKAKMAASVDITQVMSKLSKQGKEAPPPPPPPPPRPTEN